In Dioscorea cayenensis subsp. rotundata cultivar TDr96_F1 chromosome 11, TDr96_F1_v2_PseudoChromosome.rev07_lg8_w22 25.fasta, whole genome shotgun sequence, a single genomic region encodes these proteins:
- the LOC120272193 gene encoding histone H4-like codes for IKRNPSKSNSKSESFFVLFLLRFIAGRCQGRGKGGKGLGKGGAKRHRKVLRDNIQGITKPAIRRLARRGGVKRISGLIYEETRGVLKIFLENVIRDAVTYTEHARRKTVTAMDVVYALKRQGRTLYGFGG; via the coding sequence ATCAAAAGAAACCCTTCAAAATCAAACTCCAAAAGCGAGAGCTTTTTCGTCCTCTTTCTTCTCCGATTCATCGCCGGGCGATGTCAGGGACGTGGCAAAGGTGGCAAGGGTCTCGGCAAAGGCGGAGCCAAGCGCCATCGCAAGGTCCTCCGGGATAACATCCAAGGCATCACCAAGCCGGCAATTCGTCGTCTTGCTCGCCGAGGAGGTGTTAAACGAATCAGTGGTTTGATCTATGAGGAAACGCGAGGAGTTCTGAAGATTTTTCTTGAAAACGTTATACGTGATGCCGTGACCTACACGGAACACGCGAGGAGGAAGACGGTGACCGCGATGGATGTCGTCTACGCGCTCAAGCGTCAGGGAAGGACCCTTTATGGTTTTGGCGGCTAA